From the Oryzihumus leptocrescens genome, one window contains:
- a CDS encoding SecDF P1 head subdomain-containing protein, translated as MSAPVPTALLAVAVAFLVTACGPGTDGAGSGSPAAQLELRLLTSVEDGPCSGPPLTSPGPGRACALSGSETYDLGPALAGVAPIRAEIHDDPLGQVLVVWLDGSDRPRLADVTRRAVGRRLAVLVQGRVLVAPEVQRPITEGQMALAVPTRLVAAQVAGALHASETSPSHAPEGP; from the coding sequence GTGTCTGCTCCCGTGCCCACCGCTCTGCTCGCCGTGGCCGTCGCGTTCCTGGTCACCGCGTGCGGGCCCGGCACCGATGGCGCTGGCAGCGGCTCGCCGGCTGCGCAGCTGGAGCTGCGCCTCCTGACCTCCGTCGAGGACGGCCCGTGCAGCGGCCCGCCGCTGACGTCGCCGGGACCGGGCCGCGCGTGCGCCCTGTCCGGGTCGGAGACGTACGACCTGGGGCCGGCGCTCGCCGGGGTCGCGCCCATCCGGGCCGAGATCCACGACGACCCCCTGGGGCAGGTCCTGGTCGTCTGGCTCGACGGGTCGGACAGGCCGAGGCTGGCGGACGTCACCCGCCGGGCGGTCGGCCGGCGTCTGGCCGTCCTGGTCCAGGGCCGGGTCCTCGTGGCTCCGGAGGTGCAGCGGCCGATCACCGAGGGCCAGATGGCGCTGGCCGTGCCGACACGGCTCGTGGCTGCTCAGGTGGCCGGGGCGCTCCACGCGTCGGAGACGTCGCCGTCACATGCCCCCGAGGGTCCGTGA
- a CDS encoding flagellar FlbD family protein, which translates to MIMVTRRNGSAFALNPDLIERVEATPDTVITLVGGTKYVVSEGVDEIIEQVREFRAAILAAAGQVTPEPHRPGHLRPVTDLER; encoded by the coding sequence ATGATCATGGTCACCCGGCGCAACGGGAGCGCCTTCGCCCTCAACCCCGACCTCATCGAGCGGGTTGAGGCGACCCCGGACACCGTGATCACGCTCGTCGGCGGCACGAAGTACGTCGTGTCCGAGGGCGTGGACGAGATCATCGAGCAGGTGCGCGAGTTCCGCGCTGCCATCCTCGCTGCCGCCGGGCAGGTCACGCCCGAGCCGCACCGACCGGGCCACCTGCGCCCGGTCACGGACCTGGAGCGCTGA
- a CDS encoding flagellar motor protein codes for MELGTVGGIVAIFVAVIGSMVMEGGNPGSLIMIPAMLLVFLGTFGAAMAGNTIKDLTVVLAQTRKAFTAKVPDGQDVVATIVGMADRARREGLLALEDMARDVEDPLLKRGIEMTVDGTDGDEIADILEAEVASKRAADKVGIKFYGDMGGYAPTLGIIGTVMGLVHVLENLSDPSKLGHLIAGAFVATLWGVLTANALWLPLSNKLKRLSELEAAHMEMLIEGVLAVQSGTNPRLVEKKLRSILPAAPAKGDKAVKGAAPVKEAA; via the coding sequence GTGGAGCTCGGCACCGTCGGTGGCATCGTCGCGATCTTCGTCGCGGTCATCGGCTCGATGGTCATGGAGGGCGGCAACCCCGGCTCCCTGATCATGATCCCGGCCATGCTGCTCGTCTTCCTCGGCACCTTCGGCGCCGCGATGGCGGGCAACACGATCAAGGACCTCACCGTCGTGCTGGCCCAGACCAGGAAGGCGTTCACCGCCAAGGTCCCCGACGGCCAGGACGTCGTCGCCACCATCGTCGGCATGGCCGACCGGGCGCGCCGTGAGGGGCTGCTGGCCCTGGAGGACATGGCACGCGACGTCGAGGACCCGCTGCTCAAGCGGGGCATCGAGATGACCGTCGACGGGACGGACGGCGACGAGATCGCCGACATCCTCGAGGCCGAGGTGGCCAGCAAGCGCGCCGCCGACAAGGTCGGCATCAAGTTCTACGGCGACATGGGCGGCTATGCCCCCACCCTGGGCATCATCGGCACCGTCATGGGCCTGGTGCACGTGCTGGAGAACCTCTCCGACCCGTCCAAGCTGGGCCACCTCATCGCCGGGGCCTTCGTGGCGACCCTGTGGGGCGTGCTCACCGCCAACGCGCTGTGGCTGCCGCTGTCCAACAAGCTCAAGCGGCTCAGCGAGCTCGAGGCCGCGCACATGGAGATGCTCATCGAGGGCGTCCTCGCCGTGCAGTCCGGCACCAACCCCCGCCTGGTCGAGAAGAAGCTGCGCTCGATCCTGCCCGCCGCCCCGGCCAAGGGTGACAAGGCGGTCAAGGGCGCGGCGCCGGTGAAGGAGGCGGCCTGA
- a CDS encoding flagellar motor protein MotB has translation MARRRSRHGAHEEAHENHERWLLTYADMITLLMVLFIVLFAIGETNKSKFDKLHDGLAASFGTPTVVDGGQGILQGSQNQAPVPDESREAQVALARQKQQQLSAAREKEQMDRIRALITAALAKKGLVDAVQFSTDERGLTVNVVTDRVLFDLGQADLRVEGRDVLDAIAPALKGLPNHVTVEGHTDNAPISSARFASNWELSTERATTVLRYLLGHGLAPSRSSAAGYADQRPLVANDTAGHRARNRRVAIVVLSMTSQTPGQDPFPSVATPVPGA, from the coding sequence ATGGCCCGCCGCCGCTCGCGCCACGGCGCGCACGAGGAGGCGCACGAGAACCACGAGCGCTGGCTGCTCACCTACGCCGACATGATCACCCTGCTCATGGTGCTGTTCATCGTGCTGTTCGCGATCGGTGAGACCAACAAGAGCAAGTTCGACAAGCTGCACGACGGGCTGGCGGCCTCGTTCGGCACGCCCACCGTCGTCGACGGCGGCCAGGGCATCCTCCAGGGCAGCCAGAACCAGGCCCCCGTGCCCGACGAGTCCCGGGAGGCCCAGGTCGCCCTCGCCCGGCAGAAGCAGCAGCAGCTGAGCGCGGCCCGCGAGAAGGAGCAGATGGACCGCATCCGGGCGCTCATCACCGCTGCGCTCGCGAAGAAGGGCCTCGTCGACGCGGTGCAGTTCAGCACCGACGAGCGCGGGCTGACCGTCAACGTGGTCACCGACCGGGTGCTGTTCGACCTCGGCCAGGCCGACCTGCGCGTCGAGGGCCGTGACGTGCTCGACGCGATCGCGCCGGCGCTCAAGGGGCTGCCCAACCACGTCACCGTCGAGGGGCACACCGACAATGCGCCGATCAGCAGCGCGCGGTTCGCCTCCAACTGGGAGCTGTCGACCGAGCGCGCGACCACGGTCCTGCGCTACCTGCTCGGCCACGGCCTGGCGCCGAGCCGCTCGTCCGCCGCCGGCTACGCCGACCAGCGCCCCCTCGTCGCCAACGACACCGCCGGGCACCGCGCCCGCAACCGCCGCGTCGCGATCGTGGTGCTGTCCATGACCTCCCAGACCCCGGGCCAGGACCCCTTCCCGTCGGTCGCCACCCCCGTCCCCGGAGCCTGA
- a CDS encoding flagellar basal body-associated FliL family protein has product MSQSTAALHENHGAAQAEAPAPGKSRKRVILAVVAVVVLAAGAVIGMKMFDSPAAKEPDPATVPGTIEKIDSMTVNLADGRYLKVGVALQLSKKASPTPVVEGASTDGAVTFDPAKAQDAVITVFGRRTYGQLLAAGGREKAQGALLKEVNKRYSGGVLGVYFTEFLMQ; this is encoded by the coding sequence GTGTCCCAGTCCACCGCCGCCCTGCACGAGAACCACGGCGCCGCCCAGGCCGAGGCGCCCGCCCCGGGGAAGTCGCGCAAGCGCGTCATCCTGGCCGTCGTGGCCGTGGTGGTGCTCGCCGCCGGCGCCGTCATCGGCATGAAGATGTTCGACTCGCCCGCGGCCAAGGAACCCGACCCGGCCACGGTGCCCGGCACGATCGAGAAGATCGACTCGATGACGGTCAACCTCGCCGACGGCCGCTACCTCAAGGTCGGGGTTGCCCTGCAGCTGAGCAAGAAGGCGTCGCCGACCCCGGTGGTCGAGGGGGCCTCGACCGACGGTGCGGTGACGTTCGACCCGGCCAAGGCGCAGGACGCGGTCATCACGGTCTTCGGGCGCCGCACCTACGGCCAGCTGCTCGCCGCCGGCGGGCGCGAGAAGGCCCAGGGGGCGCTGCTCAAGGAGGTCAACAAGCGCTACTCCGGTGGGGTGCTGGGGGTGTACTTCACGGAGTTCCTCATGCAGTGA
- the fliM gene encoding flagellar motor switch protein FliM encodes MPSSDAYDFRRPNRFSREHVRALQIVNETFARQFATVLSTTLRVVSQASVTSVGQTTYDEYVASVPNPSLLAVLSFDELPGQGVFQLPMDIVMGVVDRLLGGPGGGNQPSRALSDIETGLVRRLVQRIVLELTYSFESLDLVVHPKVVNLESDAQFMQLAPPAEPVILSRFDIRIGDQQAVSTLCLPFATLQPALDKVGARTSTPRTGADSVAARQVEQRLYAVPVEVTVAFREVSLTSSEVLALAVGDVLPLRHPVAEPLSVATDGIRVAAAVPGSQGQRLACQVVSA; translated from the coding sequence ATGCCCTCGTCGGACGCCTACGACTTCCGTCGCCCCAACCGGTTCAGCCGTGAGCACGTGCGGGCGCTGCAGATCGTCAACGAGACGTTCGCGCGCCAGTTCGCCACCGTGCTCTCGACCACCCTGCGCGTGGTCTCCCAGGCCAGCGTCACCTCGGTGGGCCAGACGACGTACGACGAGTACGTCGCCTCCGTGCCCAACCCGTCGCTGCTCGCGGTGCTCTCCTTCGACGAGCTGCCGGGTCAGGGCGTCTTCCAGCTGCCCATGGACATCGTCATGGGCGTCGTCGACCGGCTCCTCGGCGGACCCGGCGGGGGCAACCAGCCCTCCCGTGCCCTGTCCGACATCGAGACCGGCCTGGTCCGCCGGCTCGTCCAGCGCATCGTCCTGGAGCTGACCTACTCCTTCGAGTCCCTCGACCTCGTGGTCCACCCCAAGGTGGTCAACCTCGAGTCCGACGCGCAGTTCATGCAGCTGGCCCCGCCCGCGGAGCCGGTCATCCTCTCCCGCTTCGACATCCGCATCGGCGACCAGCAGGCGGTCTCCACGCTGTGCCTGCCGTTCGCCACGCTCCAGCCCGCGCTGGACAAGGTCGGCGCCCGGACGAGCACCCCCCGCACCGGCGCGGACAGCGTCGCGGCCCGCCAGGTCGAGCAACGGCTGTATGCGGTGCCGGTCGAGGTCACCGTCGCGTTCCGCGAGGTCAGCCTCACCTCCTCGGAGGTCCTCGCGCTGGCTGTCGGCGACGTGCTGCCGCTGCGCCACCCCGTCGCCGAGCCGCTCAGCGTCGCAACCGACGGCATCCGTGTCGCCGCCGCGGTGCCGGGCAGCCAGGGCCAACGCCTGGCCTGCCAGGTCGTCTCCGCCTGA
- the fliN gene encoding flagellar motor switch protein FliN, with product MTAIASPVDTTALQTAAQSIAARIPAAGQLEARVLNALERGTFTQGAGAVAIAVRVSGPMTADIALIVGPEAAAALAEGPAGATGPLATWESTLEDVVSAFGVQVGGLQTEAFREVDAATVVRVGVGELQQVAGLFDGTSLVAAIVVTADAGATQAQAAPVQAATFQPLAGSSAPVVDPRRLQLLRDVVMGVSVELGRTRMTVRELLSLTPGAIVELDRAAGSPVDLLVNGTLMARGEVVVVDEEFAVRVTEIVAPDLDGRLGA from the coding sequence GTGACTGCCATCGCCTCCCCCGTGGACACCACCGCGCTGCAGACCGCTGCCCAGAGCATCGCCGCGCGCATCCCCGCCGCCGGCCAGCTCGAGGCCCGGGTGCTCAACGCCCTCGAGCGGGGCACCTTCACCCAGGGCGCCGGTGCCGTCGCCATCGCGGTGCGGGTCTCCGGCCCGATGACCGCAGACATCGCGCTCATCGTCGGCCCCGAGGCCGCGGCCGCCCTGGCCGAGGGCCCCGCCGGCGCGACGGGCCCCCTGGCCACGTGGGAGTCCACCCTCGAGGACGTCGTGTCCGCGTTCGGGGTGCAGGTCGGCGGGCTGCAGACGGAGGCCTTCCGCGAGGTCGACGCCGCCACCGTGGTGCGCGTGGGCGTCGGCGAGCTGCAGCAGGTGGCCGGCCTGTTCGACGGCACCTCCCTGGTCGCCGCCATCGTCGTGACCGCGGACGCGGGGGCCACGCAGGCCCAGGCCGCGCCGGTCCAGGCCGCCACCTTCCAGCCCCTCGCGGGCTCGAGCGCCCCGGTCGTCGACCCGCGCCGCCTGCAGCTGCTGCGCGATGTCGTCATGGGCGTCAGCGTCGAGCTCGGGCGGACCCGGATGACCGTGCGCGAGCTGCTGTCCCTGACCCCCGGCGCGATCGTCGAGCTCGACCGCGCGGCGGGCAGCCCGGTGGACCTGCTGGTCAACGGCACCCTGATGGCACGCGGCGAGGTGGTAGTGGTCGACGAGGAGTTCGCCGTCCGCGTCACCGAGATCGTCGCCCCCGACCTCGACGGCCGGCTTGGGGCATGA
- a CDS encoding flagellar biosynthetic protein FliO, whose amino-acid sequence MSDGSAVATLVRLAFSLALVLGLMVLAARLLRRRQLGLGGTRPRPQLPLQVLARHGLSRTASVSVVQVGEHVLVLGVTESSVEVLRELDPAELSYAVPEPALPGLASGLTSTLQSGLASSLAAGLRQRRPAAGDTVDGVEGERPRSQWSAPGLDFGVMLESLREKTTRRG is encoded by the coding sequence ATGAGCGACGGCTCGGCCGTGGCCACGCTCGTGCGGCTGGCCTTCTCCCTGGCGCTGGTGCTCGGCCTCATGGTCCTGGCGGCGCGGCTGCTGCGCCGGCGCCAGCTCGGGCTCGGTGGCACACGCCCGCGTCCCCAGCTGCCGCTGCAGGTCCTGGCGCGCCACGGCCTGAGCCGCACCGCGTCCGTCTCGGTGGTCCAGGTGGGTGAGCATGTGCTCGTCCTCGGGGTCACCGAGAGCTCGGTGGAGGTCCTGCGCGAGCTGGACCCGGCCGAGCTGTCGTATGCCGTGCCGGAGCCGGCGTTGCCCGGGCTCGCCTCCGGCCTCACCTCGACGCTCCAGTCGGGCCTGGCCTCGAGCCTCGCGGCCGGGCTGCGCCAGCGTCGTCCCGCCGCCGGTGACACGGTCGACGGTGTCGAGGGGGAGCGCCCCCGCAGCCAGTGGTCCGCGCCGGGCCTGGACTTCGGCGTGATGCTGGAGTCGTTGCGCGAGAAGACGACCCGTCGTGGCTGA
- the fliP gene encoding flagellar type III secretion system pore protein FliP (The bacterial flagellar biogenesis protein FliP forms a type III secretion system (T3SS)-type pore required for flagellar assembly.) has protein sequence MAEPQSPARTARQDPTRTRGARPLVVLLFLLAALFVPVSAAAAAHAAPRAVAAHPAVTALGALPAAPNPTPSPGKGTGNVSVKVDPVGGKPSQTVSIILLLTVLSVAPALLVLTTSFTKVIVVLSLTRNALGTPTIPPNQVLAGLALFLSLFIMAPVLGQMNAKGVQPYLAGKITQQQAYERASAPLHDFMIRQTRKDELATMVKLSKEKPPARPADVPMTTLIPAFVLSELKSAFIIGFVIFIPFLVIDLVVSSSLMSMGMMMLPPVLISLPFKLLLFVMVDGWDMVAKSLVTSYH, from the coding sequence GTGGCTGAGCCGCAGTCCCCGGCACGCACCGCACGGCAGGACCCCACCCGCACCCGCGGGGCCAGGCCGCTGGTCGTGCTCCTGTTCCTCCTGGCCGCGCTGTTCGTGCCGGTCTCGGCGGCCGCGGCCGCGCACGCCGCGCCCCGGGCCGTCGCCGCCCACCCCGCCGTGACCGCCCTCGGTGCGCTGCCGGCAGCGCCCAATCCCACCCCGAGCCCGGGCAAGGGCACCGGCAACGTCTCGGTCAAGGTGGACCCCGTCGGTGGCAAGCCCAGCCAGACGGTGAGCATCATCCTGTTGCTCACCGTGCTCTCGGTCGCCCCGGCGCTGCTGGTGCTCACGACCTCGTTCACCAAGGTCATCGTGGTCCTGTCGCTGACCCGCAACGCCCTCGGCACCCCGACCATCCCGCCGAACCAGGTGCTGGCCGGGCTGGCCCTGTTCCTCAGCCTGTTCATCATGGCGCCGGTGCTGGGCCAGATGAACGCCAAGGGCGTCCAGCCCTACCTGGCCGGCAAGATCACCCAGCAGCAGGCCTACGAGCGGGCCTCCGCCCCGCTGCACGACTTCATGATCAGGCAGACCCGCAAGGACGAGCTGGCGACGATGGTGAAGCTGAGCAAGGAGAAGCCCCCGGCCAGGCCGGCCGACGTGCCGATGACCACGCTCATCCCCGCGTTCGTCCTGTCGGAGCTGAAGTCGGCGTTCATCATCGGCTTCGTCATCTTCATCCCGTTCCTGGTGATCGACCTCGTCGTGAGCTCGTCCCTGATGTCGATGGGCATGATGATGCTGCCGCCGGTGCTGATCTCGTTGCCGTTCAAGCTGTTGCTCTTCGTCATGGTCGACGGCTGGGACATGGTCGCCAAGTCGCTCGTCACGAGCTATCACTGA
- the fliQ gene encoding flagellar biosynthesis protein FliQ: protein MTDTAVVHLAVQSMIIAMKLAAPILIVSLAIGFGISLMQSVTQIQEVTLSFVPKLLGVAIVILLSGHWMLSEVVDFTRQLFDSLPQLLSG, encoded by the coding sequence ATGACCGACACAGCCGTGGTGCACCTGGCCGTGCAGTCGATGATCATCGCGATGAAGCTGGCCGCGCCGATCCTCATCGTCAGCCTCGCCATCGGCTTCGGCATCTCGCTGATGCAGTCGGTGACCCAGATCCAGGAGGTCACGCTCAGCTTCGTGCCCAAGCTGCTCGGCGTGGCCATCGTCATCCTGCTGAGCGGCCACTGGATGCTCAGCGAGGTCGTCGACTTCACGCGCCAGCTCTTCGACTCGCTGCCGCAGCTGCTGAGCGGCTGA
- a CDS encoding flagellar biosynthetic protein FliR codes for MDFAVPTATLLAVLLATVRASAWLAVAPPFNTRAIPTMVKVALAFALALPVGPRLSGQAPPLELFPLIGAVLFQVAVGLSLGFLAQLLFSAVQAAGELIDLASGFTLASLYDPLSNVSSSMFGRVQQLLAVTLLFALNGHLLLIRGFLTSFEVLPLRVVSIGALAGTVTSNVGRFFVAALEIAAPVVVVLFLAELALGLVSRAVPSLNVLAMSFPLKILLTLSLAGVAIGLLPGAVSALLDRITTDVAAALRILGAA; via the coding sequence ATGGACTTCGCCGTCCCCACGGCCACCCTGCTCGCGGTCCTGCTCGCCACCGTCCGCGCCAGCGCGTGGCTCGCCGTGGCCCCGCCGTTCAACACCCGCGCCATCCCCACGATGGTCAAGGTGGCGCTGGCCTTCGCCCTGGCCCTGCCGGTCGGGCCGCGGCTGTCCGGCCAGGCACCGCCGCTGGAGCTGTTCCCGCTCATCGGCGCCGTCCTGTTCCAGGTGGCGGTCGGCCTGAGCCTGGGCTTCCTGGCGCAGCTGCTCTTCTCCGCGGTGCAGGCCGCCGGCGAGCTCATCGACCTCGCCAGCGGCTTCACCCTGGCCAGCCTCTACGACCCGCTGTCCAACGTCAGCAGCAGCATGTTCGGCCGGGTGCAGCAGCTGCTCGCCGTCACCCTGCTCTTCGCCCTCAACGGGCACCTGCTGCTGATCCGGGGCTTCCTGACCTCCTTCGAGGTGCTGCCGCTGCGGGTGGTCAGCATCGGCGCGCTGGCCGGCACGGTCACGAGCAACGTGGGGCGCTTCTTCGTCGCCGCCCTCGAGATCGCCGCCCCCGTCGTGGTGGTGCTCTTCCTCGCCGAGCTCGCCCTCGGCCTGGTCAGCCGCGCCGTGCCCTCGCTGAACGTGCTGGCGATGAGCTTCCCGCTGAAGATCCTGCTCACCCTGTCGCTGGCCGGGGTCGCGATCGGGCTGCTGCCCGGCGCCGTCAGCGCCCTGCTGGACCGGATCACCACCGACGTGGCCGCGGCCCTGAGGATCCTGGGGGCGGCGTGA
- a CDS encoding EscU/YscU/HrcU family type III secretion system export apparatus switch protein, which produces MSDKSQKTEKPTPQRRREAVKEGRIARSADVSAWLTVLAVSFLAPVTVRHTRELFTTLMGQVQQVIADPQPQRATELMSGAVTGMLGALAPLLFGTVVVALVGNVAQGGLRVSSKRFKPKWEHLNVAKGIKRMVGAQAAWSLAKTLLKFGLLGVVAWMLLKGVVAQFTGTAWSLSSAMLGAVDAAQHLLRVVAVVGLVIAAADYLVERRRVEKSMMMSREEIKREARQSEGDPHQKGARLGRQRELSRNRMISNVRDADVVMVNPTHVAVALKYESGSGAPRVVAKGAGAVATRIREEAATHRLPMVEDVPLARALYAACEVGEEIPVALYDAVARVLAFVMSLRLRGTAVGVHRSPVPLGLVPTP; this is translated from the coding sequence GTGAGTGACAAGTCGCAGAAGACCGAGAAGCCCACCCCGCAACGCCGCCGGGAGGCGGTGAAGGAGGGGCGGATCGCCCGTTCGGCCGACGTCTCGGCCTGGCTGACCGTGCTCGCGGTGAGCTTCCTCGCCCCGGTGACCGTCCGGCATACCCGCGAGCTGTTCACCACGCTGATGGGGCAGGTGCAGCAGGTCATCGCCGACCCGCAGCCGCAGCGCGCCACCGAGCTGATGAGCGGGGCGGTCACCGGCATGCTCGGGGCGCTGGCGCCGCTGCTGTTCGGCACCGTCGTCGTCGCGCTCGTCGGCAACGTCGCCCAGGGCGGGCTGCGCGTGTCCAGCAAGCGGTTCAAGCCCAAGTGGGAGCACCTCAACGTCGCCAAGGGCATCAAGCGGATGGTGGGGGCGCAGGCGGCCTGGTCGCTGGCCAAGACGCTGCTCAAGTTCGGCCTGCTCGGCGTCGTCGCGTGGATGCTGCTCAAGGGCGTCGTCGCGCAGTTCACCGGCACCGCGTGGTCGCTGTCGTCGGCGATGCTGGGGGCGGTCGACGCGGCCCAGCACCTGCTGCGGGTGGTCGCGGTCGTCGGCCTGGTGATCGCCGCCGCCGACTACCTCGTCGAGCGCCGTCGGGTCGAGAAGTCGATGATGATGAGCCGCGAGGAGATCAAGCGCGAGGCCCGCCAGTCCGAGGGTGACCCGCACCAGAAGGGCGCCCGGCTCGGCCGCCAGCGCGAGCTCAGCCGCAACCGGATGATCAGCAACGTCCGGGACGCCGACGTGGTGATGGTCAACCCGACCCACGTGGCCGTGGCACTGAAGTACGAGAGCGGCAGCGGCGCCCCGCGGGTGGTCGCCAAGGGCGCCGGCGCGGTGGCCACGCGGATCCGCGAGGAGGCCGCCACGCACCGGCTGCCCATGGTCGAGGACGTGCCGCTCGCGCGGGCCCTGTATGCCGCGTGCGAGGTGGGGGAGGAGATCCCCGTCGCCCTCTACGACGCGGTGGCCCGGGTGCTGGCGTTCGTCATGTCGCTGCGCCTGCGCGGCACCGCCGTGGGCGTGCACCGCAGCCCCGTGCCCCTGGGCCTGGTGCCCACGCCCTGA
- the flhA gene encoding flagellar biosynthesis protein FlhA — protein sequence MKSSRVGQIGIPAAIISIVVMMVVPLPTMLLDLLLAVNITGAVLILLVSLYVTKPLDFAVFPSLLLIMTMFRLALNVSATRLVLLNGFAGKVIESFGHFVVGGSIVVGLVIFVILIVIQFVVITNGAGRVAEVAARFTLDAMPGKQMAIDADLNSGLIDEDEARRRRQEVSQEADFYGAMDGASKFVKGDAIAAIVITVVNLLGGFIVGVVQRHQSMGEAISTYSLLSVGDGLVSQIPALLISISTGLIVTRATTERDMGSDLLHQFGQQRRALQVAGSAILFLALIPGLPKLPFMLVGGSVLLIAQRLPKQSTGEPTPAETEAAAAAAAGPSPDSPEAIANDMRVEPLELELAYDLIDLVDSTVGGDLLDRVKALRRKLALELGIVIPLVRTRDNLDLPPRTYAIKLHGVEVARGEAPAGMILAIGDDLASLPGTVTKEPVFGLDAKWVPAELRRHPGLTSATVVDRSSVVTTHLAEVVRTHAHQLLGREDVKALVDMVKATHPVVVEELTPTPLTLGEVQRALQALLAERICIRDLVRIFEALSARGRVSTDPDGLAEAARAALGPAISAAHAVDGKLPVITLDPLLEQNLLESLRSGENGGFLMLDPMYAERLVLEAARLAEAAEQRGEAPVLVCAAPLRLPVRRLLEAAAPRLPVLAYPELGGSLTLTTVGVVEVAHAPTA from the coding sequence GTGAAGTCCAGCCGCGTCGGTCAGATCGGCATCCCCGCAGCGATCATCTCCATCGTCGTCATGATGGTGGTCCCGCTGCCCACGATGCTGCTCGACCTGCTCCTCGCCGTGAACATCACCGGCGCCGTCCTGATCCTGCTCGTCAGCCTCTACGTGACCAAGCCGCTGGACTTCGCGGTGTTCCCGTCGCTGCTGCTGATCATGACGATGTTCCGGCTGGCGCTGAACGTCAGCGCGACCCGCCTGGTGCTGCTCAACGGCTTCGCCGGCAAGGTGATCGAGTCGTTCGGCCACTTCGTGGTGGGTGGCTCGATCGTCGTCGGCCTGGTCATCTTCGTCATCCTCATCGTCATCCAGTTCGTCGTCATCACCAACGGCGCCGGCCGGGTCGCGGAGGTCGCGGCGCGGTTCACCCTCGATGCGATGCCCGGCAAGCAGATGGCGATCGACGCCGACCTCAACTCCGGCCTGATCGACGAGGACGAGGCGCGCCGCCGCCGGCAGGAGGTCTCCCAGGAGGCCGACTTCTACGGCGCCATGGACGGTGCGTCCAAGTTCGTCAAGGGCGACGCGATCGCGGCGATCGTCATCACCGTGGTCAACCTGCTCGGCGGGTTCATCGTGGGCGTGGTGCAGCGGCACCAGTCGATGGGCGAGGCGATCTCGACCTACAGCCTGCTCTCCGTCGGTGACGGCCTGGTCTCGCAGATCCCCGCGCTGCTCATCTCGATCTCGACCGGCCTCATCGTCACCCGGGCGACGACCGAGCGGGACATGGGCAGCGACCTGCTGCACCAGTTCGGCCAGCAGCGCCGCGCCCTGCAGGTGGCCGGCTCGGCGATCCTGTTCCTGGCGCTCATCCCCGGCCTGCCCAAGCTGCCGTTCATGCTGGTCGGCGGCTCGGTCCTGCTGATCGCCCAGCGCCTGCCCAAGCAGTCCACCGGCGAGCCCACGCCCGCCGAGACCGAGGCCGCGGCGGCCGCGGCGGCGGGCCCGTCGCCCGACAGCCCCGAGGCCATCGCCAACGACATGCGGGTCGAGCCGCTGGAGCTCGAGCTGGCCTACGACCTCATCGACCTGGTCGACTCGACCGTCGGCGGCGACCTGCTCGACCGGGTCAAGGCGCTGCGGCGCAAGCTGGCCCTCGAGCTCGGCATCGTCATCCCGCTGGTGCGCACGCGGGACAACCTCGACCTGCCGCCGCGGACCTACGCGATCAAGCTGCACGGCGTCGAGGTCGCCCGCGGCGAGGCGCCGGCCGGCATGATCCTGGCCATCGGCGACGACCTGGCCAGCCTGCCCGGCACGGTCACCAAGGAGCCGGTCTTCGGCCTGGACGCCAAGTGGGTGCCGGCCGAGCTGCGCCGCCACCCCGGCCTGACCAGTGCCACCGTCGTCGACCGTTCCTCGGTCGTGACGACGCACCTGGCCGAGGTCGTGCGCACCCACGCCCACCAGCTGCTCGGCCGCGAGGACGTCAAGGCGCTGGTCGACATGGTCAAGGCCACGCACCCGGTCGTCGTCGAGGAGCTCACCCCGACCCCGTTGACCCTCGGCGAGGTCCAGCGCGCCCTGCAGGCCCTGCTCGCCGAGCGGATCTGCATCCGCGACCTGGTCCGCATCTTCGAGGCCCTGTCCGCGCGCGGCCGGGTCAGCACCGACCCGGACGGCCTGGCCGAGGCGGCGCGCGCCGCGCTGGGCCCGGCGATCTCCGCCGCGCACGCCGTCGACGGCAAGCTCCCGGTCATCACCCTCGACCCGCTGCTGGAGCAGAACCTGCTCGAGTCGCTGCGCTCGGGGGAGAACGGCGGCTTCCTCATGCTCGACCCGATGTATGCCGAGCGGCTGGTCCTCGAGGCGGCCCGCCTCGCCGAGGCGGCCGAGCAGCGCGGCGAGGCGCCGGTCCTGGTCTGCGCCGCGCCGCTGCGCCTGCCGGTGCGCCGGCTGCTGGAGGCGGCCGCGCCGCGCCTGCCGGTCCTGGCCTACCCCGAGCTCGGCGGGTCGCTCACCCTGACGACAGTCGGCGTGGTCGAGGTCGCCCATGCGCCGACAGCTTGA